From Salvia splendens isolate huo1 chromosome 3, SspV2, whole genome shotgun sequence, a single genomic window includes:
- the LOC121794582 gene encoding heparan-alpha-glucosaminide N-acetyltransferase-like, with product MASYKLIRDGGDEGTLDLRAKNCALRIDNGGGHGGDVESAYLKSNTPSSRLKPPVLAGAGGNAKCTPPSGRLISLDVFRGLTVVLMIIVDNAGRLIPSINHSPWNGLTLADFVMPFFLFMVGVSLGLVYKNMTCRVAATKKAILRAGKLLVLGIFLQGGYFHGLSKLTYGVDLEQLRWMGILQRIAVAYWVAAMCEIWLRNEEIVDSRKSLLKKYRWQWATAFVLSTVYLLMLYGLYVPDWEYHIPIEASFRAEVFKVKCGVRANTGPACNAAGMIDRAVLGIQRLYRKPIYARTQQCSINSPDYGPLPPDAPSWCRAPFDPEGLLSTVMAIVTCLLGLQYGHVIVHFKEHKKRLSLWSYPSMGFMLLGLMCHILGMHINKALYSFSYTCVTVGLAGILLATIYLVVDVRGWRRFTMVLEWMGKNALLIYILVACNILPLILQGFYWKEPHNNILTLIGIGKRNY from the exons ATGGCGTCATACAAACTCATCAGAGATGGCGGCGACGAAGGGACATTGGATCTGCGGGCGAAGAATTGCGCTCTGCGCATTGATAACGGCGGCGGCCATGGTGGCGATGTTGAGTCTGCTTACTTGAAAAGCAATACGCCTTCTTCTCGTCTCAAGCCGCCGGTTTTGGCCGGCGCTGGCGGTAATGCTAAGTGCACTCCGCCGTCTGGCCGCCTAATTTCTCTCGACGTTTTCCGCGGCCTCACTGTTgtg TTGATGATCATTGTTGATAATGCTGGTAGACTTATACCATCTATCAATCACTCGCCATGGAACGGTTTGACCCTGGCAGATTTTGTTATGCCATTTTTCCTATTCATGGTTGGTGTTTCACTCGGACTTGTATATAAG AATATGACTTGTAGAGTTGCTGCAACCAAGAAAGCAATACTCCGAGCAGGAAAGCTTTTAGTACTTGGGATTTTTCTACAAG GTGGCTATTTCCATGGCCTTAGTAAACTGACGTATGGCGTGGACTTGGAACAACTCAGATGGATGGGCATATTGCAG AGAATTGCAGTAGCATATTGGGTTGCAGCAATGTGTGAGATATGGCTTAGAAATGAAGAAATAGTTGATTCCAGAAAATCTTTGCTGAAGAAATATAGATGGCAATG GGCCACAGCTTTCGTGCTTAGTACAGTGTATCTTCTGATGTTATATGGCTTATATGTTCCTGATTGGGAATACCATATTCCCATAGAAGCATCTTTCAGAGCTGAGGTATTCAAG GTGAAATGTGGAGTACGAGCAAATACAGGACCTGCATGCAATGCTGCCGGAATGATTGATCGTGCAGTTTTGGGTATTCAACGCTTGTACCGCAAGCCAATATATGCCAGAACACAA CAATGCAGTATCAACTCACCAGATTATGGTCCACTTCCTCCTGATGCTCCCTCATGGTGTCGAGCCCCCTTTGACCCAGAAGGACTTTTAAG TACAGTGATGGCAATTGTCACATGCTTGTTAGGTTTACAGTATGGACACGTtatcgtccactttaag GAACACAAGAAAAGACTTTCTCTGTGGTCGTATCCATCAATGGGCTTTATGCTCCTGGGATTGATGTGTCATATCTTAG GGATGCATATAAACAAGGCTCTCTACTCCTTCAGCTATACGTGTGTTACGGTTGGCCTTGCAGGGATTCTACTCGCTACAATTTATCTAGTG GTAGATGTGCGTGGATGGAGGCGGTTCACTATGGTACTTGAATGGATGGGAAAGAACGCGCTACTGATATACATTCTCGTAGCGTGCAACATCTTACCCCTTATTCTACAGGGGTTTTACTGGAAGGAACCTCATAACAACATA CTAACATTGATTGGAATCGGGAAACGTAATTATTGA
- the LOC121793675 gene encoding uncharacterized protein LOC121793675 — MGLSRRKLNQLMVAPLPRCFHRSAAVIRLVKSDGMVAIYDRPVTASELMEEFPKHMVCRSDCFYIGQVTPALSHHDRLLPGHNYFLLPANFFQSALSFATFLRCRTATAGRPPFELEKTAAGGLRVKVTEEMIVQRQKEMEAEAEVARRIVRVCTTPQLCKDYEMLVGRRLQWKPKLDTISEQKGRKILRKTKSNVV; from the coding sequence ATGGGATTGAGCCGCCGCAAGCTCAATCAGCTAATGGTAGCCCCTCTCCCCCGCTGCTTCCACCGCTCCGCCGCCGTTATCCGCCTCGTCAAATCCGACGGCATGGTCGCCATCTACGACCGCCCCGTGACCGCCTCGGAGCTGATGGAGGAGTTCCCCAAGCACATGGTATGCCGCTCCGACTGCTTCTACATCGGGCAGGTCACCCCCGCCCTCTCCCACCACGACCGCCTTCTCCCCGGCCACAATTACTTCCTCCTCCCGGCCAATTTCTTCCAGTCCGCCCTCTCATTCGCCACCTTCCTCCGATGCCGCACCGCCACCGCCGGCCGGCCTCCGTTCGAGCTCGAGAAGACCGCCGCGGGGGGGCTGCGGGTCAAGGTCACCGAGGAGATGATCGTGCAGCGGCAGAAGGAgatggaggcggaggcggaggtggCGCGCCGGATCGTTAGGGTCTGCACGACGCCGCAGCTGTGCAAGGACTATGAGATGCTGGTGGGGCGGCGATTGCAATGGAAGCCCAAGCTCGACACCATTTCCGAGCAGAAGGGCAGGAAGATTTTGAGGAAGACAAAATCGAATGTCGTTTGA